A genomic region of Planktothrix serta PCC 8927 contains the following coding sequences:
- a CDS encoding WD40 repeat domain-containing protein encodes MTEPSKQPAIQNLRGKLTSPDIQQRLKALSDCLKVDQGLDLLAQQALTDPSEQVKQSAYWVLYGDHPYLTENVNLRSPNIILQDTISCVAISSEHKIIVGGGWKTIRIWNLETGKLVNTINAHSHWVLSVAISSNGQYLVSSSIDKTVKLWNLKTKINLHTFTGHTSWVNAVKITPDHQTLISGSADKTIKVWSLEKKQLVHTFNGHTGWISCLAISSDSQVLISGSTDKTIKVWDLTNKQLLRTIEEHSDWIQNVAISSDDQSLVTGSRDGTLKIWQKDPKTPAKTENFNIPFLTDAFAFFFGKSNNESLFQLLVNSLKCVKTITGKFQTITNFDITPNGNIQVIGTNNGSIYIQSPNQYSNQSRINGHARFISSIAVSSNSKLFVSGSRDWIKLWDLQKGEPLYLLEGEYPKLKSLQINPDYRELYCGESQQFNVKGFDQYNQPFSLGQVTWTAQGGTIKNGRFTAGNISGSNFKIQAQVNSVSCQVLITILEKPKLTSLKINPSETSLYCGKSQQFNVKGFDQYNQPIKIDQINWTATGGTIKNGLFQAGNISGSNFKIQAQVNSVSCQVLITILEKPKLTSLIINPSTTTLYCGDSQQFSAKGFDQYNQPFSIGKVTWTADNIELPNHGRFVASHFEETVTITATVETISQSVQVEVIEFPRLTSLSISPSLIEMCPGQTYQFTVEGLDQRGNSIAIKNVNWTATGGTIYDKGNYTVGDNSQGQFTITASIPGQTISTTAKIIVPSILTNLIISPQTISAEPNEPITFQVMGLDQIGNWIWVNNIEWKCTAGGRIDREGVFKGGYDKKQVTVTAKVGLLQVSATVNILPVLRRIKIYPPQNIFLEPNENITFNVVGFDQYGNKFETGNIVWEATGGIIDQKGKFTAKDNDKGLYKVTAKVSPLSPYDIRSKILALGIYTKLISRSIYWTERLSSVSDKIRSVLFPNSAETEIQEESETTNNISPASEQNSSSELSNFEIDLQAWLIKQAIKITIRLLNWVGDSCINFAQISDSVNIQVIPVLRKLRIQPEQVEIKSDQHFQFEVTGFDQQGDFIEPNYIEWDATGGTINQNGDFVPSASSNGSYEIYATAIPENISDLAEIKIVRVTQKPDVYITSDFSNRNPGQPSVIVKVIKTVGLDNSKNNPNPEQTSRPTPSPTPRPTPRPTPTPTPGDGIGVLTV; translated from the coding sequence ATGACGGAACCCTCTAAACAGCCAGCTATCCAGAATCTTCGGGGTAAACTCACCAGTCCAGACATCCAACAACGACTTAAAGCCCTTTCAGACTGTCTGAAAGTTGATCAAGGTTTAGATTTACTGGCGCAACAAGCATTAACCGACCCTTCAGAACAGGTTAAACAATCTGCTTATTGGGTGTTGTATGGTGATCATCCTTATTTAACTGAAAATGTTAATTTGCGATCGCCTAATATTATACTTCAAGATACAATTTCCTGTGTAGCAATTAGTTCAGAGCATAAAATTATCGTCGGTGGCGGTTGGAAAACCATCAGAATTTGGAATTTAGAGACAGGAAAATTAGTTAATACAATTAACGCTCATTCCCATTGGGTTTTATCCGTTGCGATTAGTTCCAATGGTCAATATTTAGTTAGTAGTAGTATTGACAAAACTGTTAAGTTATGGAATTTAAAAACTAAAATTAATTTGCATACTTTTACAGGTCATACCAGTTGGGTTAATGCTGTTAAAATAACCCCAGATCATCAAACCTTAATTAGTGGAAGTGCAGATAAAACCATTAAAGTCTGGAGTTTAGAAAAGAAACAACTTGTCCATACCTTTAACGGTCATACCGGATGGATTTCTTGTTTAGCAATAAGTTCTGATAGTCAAGTTTTAATCAGTGGAAGCACCGATAAAACAATAAAAGTATGGGATTTGACAAACAAACAATTATTAAGAACTATTGAAGAACATTCAGATTGGATTCAAAATGTCGCCATTAGTTCTGATGATCAATCTTTAGTTACAGGGAGTCGAGATGGAACTCTTAAAATTTGGCAAAAAGATCCCAAGACTCCAGCCAAAACTGAAAATTTTAATATTCCTTTTTTAACCGATGCTTTTGCTTTCTTTTTTGGAAAGAGTAATAATGAATCCCTATTTCAATTACTTGTCAATAGTTTAAAATGTGTTAAGACTATTACAGGAAAATTTCAAACAATTACTAATTTTGATATTACTCCTAACGGTAATATTCAAGTCATAGGAACAAATAATGGCAGTATTTATATTCAAAGCCCTAATCAATACTCTAATCAATCTCGTATCAATGGTCATGCTAGATTTATTAGTTCTATTGCTGTTAGTTCTAATAGTAAATTATTTGTTAGTGGGAGTCGGGATTGGATCAAACTTTGGGATTTGCAAAAAGGAGAACCTTTATATCTCCTAGAAGGTGAGTATCCTAAGCTAAAATCATTACAAATTAACCCTGATTATAGAGAGCTATATTGTGGGGAATCTCAACAATTTAATGTTAAAGGTTTTGATCAATATAATCAACCTTTTTCCCTCGGACAAGTCACTTGGACTGCTCAAGGAGGAACGATTAAAAACGGACGATTTACAGCCGGAAATATATCAGGTTCTAACTTTAAAATTCAAGCACAGGTTAACTCAGTTAGTTGTCAAGTTTTAATAACAATTCTTGAAAAGCCTAAACTAACATCGTTAAAAATTAACCCTTCAGAAACAAGTCTATATTGTGGTAAATCTCAACAATTTAATGTTAAAGGTTTTGATCAATATAATCAGCCGATTAAAATTGATCAAATTAATTGGACAGCTACAGGAGGAACAATTAAAAATGGACTATTCCAAGCCGGAAATATATCAGGTTCTAACTTTAAAATTCAAGCACAGGTCAACTCAGTTAGTTGTCAAGTTTTAATTACAATTCTTGAAAAACCCAAACTAACATCGTTAATAATTAATCCTTCAACAACAACTTTATATTGTGGTGACTCTCAACAATTTAGTGCTAAAGGTTTTGATCAATATAATCAACCTTTTTCCATTGGAAAAGTCACTTGGACGGCTGATAATATAGAACTTCCTAATCATGGAAGATTTGTTGCGAGTCACTTTGAAGAAACAGTTACTATTACCGCAACAGTTGAAACAATTAGTCAATCTGTCCAAGTTGAAGTTATTGAATTTCCAAGATTAACCTCTTTGAGCATTTCTCCATCATTGATAGAAATGTGTCCTGGTCAAACCTATCAATTTACAGTTGAGGGTTTAGATCAAAGAGGAAATTCTATTGCAATTAAAAATGTCAATTGGACTGCAACCGGGGGCACAATTTACGACAAGGGAAATTATACCGTTGGGGATAATAGTCAAGGACAATTCACTATCACCGCTTCAATTCCGGGTCAAACAATTAGCACAACGGCTAAAATTATTGTTCCTTCTATTTTAACTAATCTGATCATTTCACCGCAGACTATTTCTGCTGAACCTAATGAACCGATAACGTTTCAAGTCATGGGTTTAGATCAGATTGGAAATTGGATTTGGGTGAATAATATTGAATGGAAATGTACCGCCGGAGGTCGAATAGACCGAGAGGGAGTTTTTAAGGGCGGTTATGACAAAAAGCAAGTTACTGTGACGGCTAAAGTTGGCTTACTTCAAGTTAGTGCAACTGTTAATATATTACCTGTTTTAAGACGGATTAAAATTTATCCCCCTCAGAATATTTTTCTTGAACCCAATGAAAATATAACTTTTAATGTCGTTGGGTTTGATCAATATGGAAATAAATTTGAAACAGGAAATATTGTCTGGGAAGCAACAGGAGGAATAATTGATCAGAAGGGAAAATTTACCGCTAAGGATAATGATAAAGGGTTATATAAAGTAACGGCTAAAGTTTCTCCATTATCTCCCTATGATATTCGCTCAAAAATATTAGCCTTGGGCATTTATACAAAATTAATATCTCGGAGTATTTACTGGACAGAACGGTTATCTTCTGTGAGTGATAAAATTCGGAGTGTATTATTTCCTAATTCTGCGGAAACAGAGATTCAAGAGGAATCTGAAACAACTAATAATATCTCCCCCGCTTCTGAGCAAAATTCCTCTTCAGAACTATCTAATTTTGAAATTGATTTGCAAGCTTGGTTGATTAAACAAGCGATTAAAATAACTATTCGTTTATTAAATTGGGTGGGTGACTCTTGTATTAATTTTGCTCAAATTAGTGATTCTGTTAATATCCAGGTTATTCCTGTTTTAAGAAAGTTAAGAATTCAGCCAGAACAAGTGGAAATTAAATCTGATCAACATTTTCAATTTGAAGTTACTGGATTTGATCAGCAGGGAGATTTTATCGAACCTAATTATATTGAATGGGATGCAACAGGGGGAACAATTAATCAGAATGGTGATTTTGTTCCTTCAGCATCCTCTAATGGAAGTTATGAAATTTATGCTACAGCTATCCCAGAGAATATTAGCGATTTAGCTGAAATTAAAATTGTTCGGGTGACTCAAAAGCCAGATGTTTATATTACATCAGATTTTAGCAATAGAAATCCGGGTCAACCCTCTGTCATAGTTAAAGTGATTAAAACGGTCGGTTTGGATAATTCCAAAAATAATCCTAACCCCGAACAAACATCACGTCCAACACCGAGTCCGACTCCACGTCCAACACCACGTCCGACTCCAACTCCGACCCCNGGGGATGGAATCGGAGTTCTAACGGTTTGA